The stretch of DNA ACAAGCAGATATAATTGTAGCAGCGTTAGGTATTCCAGGATTTATTAAAAATAATATGATAAAAGAAGGATCTATTATCCTAGATGTAGGAATAAATACTATAAAAAAGAACAAAAAAACTATTTTAATAGGTGATGTAGATTTTCATAGTGTTTATGGAAAAGCATCTTATATCACTCCTGTTCCAGGGGGAATAGGTCCTATGACACGTATTATGTTATTAAAAAACACTTTAATTGCTGCTTTGAAGAGATGAAAGAAGCATATTTTCCTATAAAAGAATTTTTTTATTCTCTTCAAGGAGAAGGATTTCATTCAGGAATAGCTGCTTATTTTATTCGTTTTGAAGGATGTGATATAAGATGTAATTGGTGTGATACTAAATATAGTTGGAAAATAAAAAAAGAAGATTTTATTCCTATTAAAGAAATTATTGCTAATATTAGAAGAAATAAGGTTAAAAACATTATTATTACTGGAGGAGAACCTATGATGTGGGATTTATCTCCTTTGACAAAGGGAATTAAAAATATGGGATTGGGATGTAAAATTCATGTAGAAACTTCTGGTTCTTATCTTATAAAAGATAAAAATATAGATTGGGTTACTATTTCTCCTAAAAAAAATAGACTTCCATTAGATGAAAATTATAAAAAAAAAATTCATGAATTAAAGGTAATTATTTTTAATGAAGATGATTTCCTTTTCGCTGAAAAGCAATCTTCTTTTGTGAAAAATAAAGAAAATTGCATATTTTCTTTGCAACCTGAGTGGAATAATTTTAATTATATTATACCAAAAATAATTACTTATATAAAAGAAAACCCTAAATGGAGGCTATCACTTCAAATTCATAAGATGATCAATATACCTTAAAAAAGGTTACTTATTATGTCTTTCTTGAAGAACTTTTATTACTCTTTGTAAAGTAATTCTTTTTTTTTGTAAAAGAACAAGATAATGAAAAAGAACATCTGCAGATTCATTCAAGAATAAATTTTCATTTGAATCTTTAGATTCTATGATAAGTTCTACAGATTCTTCTCCAAATTTTTGCGATACTCTATTTATTCCTCTTTTTGATAATTTATATACATATGAATTATCTTCTTTATTTTTTATTTTATTCGAAATTATATTTTCCAAATAAAATAAAAAATTTTTACTATTATTTTCCTTCCAACAAGTATCTGTCCCTTTATGACATACAGGACCTGTAGGTTTTGCTTTAATTAATAAAGAATCACCATCGCAATCTATTAATATTTTTTCAATAAGAAGAAAATTTTTACTTATTTCACCTTTAGTCCATAATCTTTTTTTAGACCTGCTATAAAAAGTAACTTTTTTTTCATAAATACTTTTTTCATAAGCATCATGATTCATATAACCTAACATTAATACTTTATTTGTTACCGAATCTTGAACAATAACAGGGATTAACCCTTTTTCAAAGTTTATTTTTTCT from Blattabacterium cuenoti encodes:
- the hisIE gene encoding bifunctional phosphoribosyl-AMP cyclohydrolase/phosphoribosyl-ATP diphosphatase HisIE, whose protein sequence is MKEKINFEKGLIPVIVQDSVTNKVLMLGYMNHDAYEKSIYEKKVTFYSRSKKRLWTKGEISKNFLLIEKILIDCDGDSLLIKAKPTGPVCHKGTDTCWKENNSKNFLFYLENIISNKIKNKEDNSYVYKLSKRGINRVSQKFGEESVELIIESKDSNENLFLNESADVLFHYLVLLQKKRITLQRVIKVLQERHNK
- a CDS encoding 7-carboxy-7-deazaguanine synthase QueE — its product is MKEAYFPIKEFFYSLQGEGFHSGIAAYFIRFEGCDIRCNWCDTKYSWKIKKEDFIPIKEIIANIRRNKVKNIIITGGEPMMWDLSPLTKGIKNMGLGCKIHVETSGSYLIKDKNIDWVTISPKKNRLPLDENYKKKIHELKVIIFNEDDFLFAEKQSSFVKNKENCIFSLQPEWNNFNYIIPKIITYIKENPKWRLSLQIHKMINIP